Proteins found in one Oncorhynchus mykiss isolate Arlee chromosome 17, USDA_OmykA_1.1, whole genome shotgun sequence genomic segment:
- the LOC110494531 gene encoding cytochrome b-c1 complex subunit 1, mitochondrial codes for MAASMCRVGSSVGRALAKSRSPILLSLRRGQATVTYAQSLLGAPETRLTALDNGLRIASEETGHSTCTVGLWINCGSRYETEKNNGAGFFLEHMAFKGTKKHTQMALEQQVESMGAHLSAYTSREHTAYYMKTLAKDLPKAVELLSEVVQSNALSEADIEQQRSVVLRELEEVEGSLQDVCLDLLHATAFQGTPLGHSVLGPSQNARTLSRQDLVDFIRSHYKAPRMVLAAAGGVTHEELVGLAKQHFSGVSFEYEDDAVPVLSPCRFSGSEIRMRDDDIPLAHIAIAVEGASATSPDIVPLMVANSIIGSYDITFGGGKHLSSRLARLASEESLCHSFQAFHSSYSDTGLLGIYFVTDKHHIDDMMHWSQNAWMNLCTTVTESDVARAKNALKASLVGQLDGTTPICDDIGRHVLNYGRRIPLAEWDARIDAVTPRMVRDVCSKYIYDKCPAVSAVGPVEQLPDYNRMRSAMYWLRF; via the exons cccatcctgctgtctctccGGCGTGGTCAGGCTACGGTGACCTATGCCCAGAGCCTTCTGGGAGCTCCTGAGACCCGTCTCACTGCCCTGGACAATGGCCTGAGGATCGCATCGGAGGAGACCGGACACAGCACATGCACT GTTGGGCTGTGGATCAACTGTGGAAGTCGCTATGAGACTGAGAAGAACAATGGAGCTGGGTTCTTCCTGGAGCACATGGCTTTCAAG GGGACAAAAAAGCACACCCAGATGGCCCTGGAGCAGCAGGTGGAGTCCATGGGTGCTCACCTGAGTGCATACACTTCCCGGGAGCACACTGCCTACTACATGAAGACCCTGGCCAAAGATCTGCCCAAAG CggtggagctgttgtcagaggtaGTGCAGAGCAATGCCCTGAGCGAGGCTGACATTGAGCAGCAGAGGAGTGTGGTGCTGAGAGAGCTGGAGGAGGTAGAGGGCAGTCTACAGGACGTCTGTTTGGACCTGCTGCACGCCACAGCTTTTCAGGGTACCCCCCTGGGACACAGTGTGCTGGGACCGTCCCAAAACGCCAG GACTTTGAGTCGACAGGATCTGGTAGATTTCATCAGGAGCCACTACAAGGCCCCCCGAATGGTGCTGGCAGCTGCTGGAG GTGTGACTCATGAGGAACTGGTTGGGTTGGCCAAACAGCACTTTAGCGGAGTTTCCTTTGAGTACGAGGATGATGCTGTGCCTGTTCTGTCCCCCTGCCGCTTCTCTGGCAGCGAG ATCCGCATGCGTGATGATGATATCCCCCTTGCACATATTGCTATCGCAGTGGAGGGTGCCAGTGCCACCAGCCCAGACATTGTGCCTCTCATGGTGGCCAACTCCATCATTGGCAGCTATGACATCACTTTTGGTGGTGGAAAGCACCTGAGCAGCCGCCTTGCTCGTCTGGCCTCAGAGGAGAGTCTGTGCCACAGCTTTCAGGCCTTCCACTCATCTTACAGCGATACTGGTCTGCTTGGCATCTACTTTGTCACCGACAAACACCACATCGATGACATGATGCACTGGTCACAGAACGCGTG GATGAATTTGTGCACCACAGTGACAGAGAGTGATGTTGCCAGAGCCAAGAACGCCCTCAAGGCCAGCTTGGTGGGACAGCTCGACG GAACGACACCGATATGTGATGACATTGGCAGGCACGTCCTGAACTACGGCCGCCGTATCCCCCTGGCTGAGTGGGACGCCCGCATCGAT GCTGTGACACCCAGGATGGTGCGTGACGTCTGCTCCAAATATATCTATGACAAGTGTCCCGCTGTGTCTGCTGTTG GCCCCGTTGAGCAGCTGCCTGACTACAATAGAATGCGCAGTGCCATGTACTGGCTCCGCTT